In Labilibaculum sp. DW002, the genomic window TCAATTACTTTAATAGCAAAACGTCCCGGAATCATTGGTAAATCATTTAAATGCCAATATTTCCAATTAAGATTGTATTCACCAGGTTCTTTAAGTGTACACAGGTGCCCAAATGTCCAAGAAATCTGATAACCATTTCCTTCATAGTATCCATTTTTCTGACTTTTAGCCCCTAAAATCATTGCAATTTCACGTGCAACACTTGGTTTCTCGGCTATACAAACTTTCATCCGTTAATCTTCTAATTTTTTAGGCTAGGTATTCCTGACTATTCAATCTATAACTTCTAATTATGTCTACAAAAATAATGGAATAAGTAGTTTTTACTATTACTACTATCAAATTTATTTTTTATCTACATTAACCCATTTCTCTATCATCATGAACAAATCCATTTTCGAAACAGGTTTCGAGATATAATCATTCATTCCTGCTTCTTTTGATTTGGTCTTTTCATCACAATAAGCATTAGCAGTCATAGCTATAATCGGTCTTTTAAAACCATTTTCTCTTAGCGCTACAGTTGCCTTGTAACCATCTATTATGGGCATTTGTAAATCCATAAAAACCATCAAGACGGAATCTTTGTTCTGAAGATAAAAGTCAATCGCTTCTTTCCCATTTTTAACCCAATCGGTTGGGATATTGTCCATCTCTAGCAGGCGCGATATAATCTTACCATTTACAAAATCATCCTCAACCAATAATATTCGGCCATCTTTCAAATCTGGCTTTTCGTCATTCATTTTTTTCGCTTTTTTTATCTGCAAAACTATTTAAAACATATATTTAAATTCAATTGAGAATATATCATCTTCAACTGAGTGACTAAAATTAGCTGTTACCACCATTAACTTATAAGGTGTTAACCAAAATCCACCACCATAACCATGATGCCATTCATTCGATTTCTCATCTTCAACCCATACACGACCAAAATCATTAAATCCAAGAATTCCAAATTCTCCGTTTAACAAATAGGACTTAAAACGTGCAAGACGAAGTCTCAAATCTGTATTTTGATAAACCATATCATCTCCTGCAAAACGTTCTTGTCGGTATCCTCTTAAATTCGATTTTATGCCCAATCTATTTGCCTGCGCAAAAGAGTAGCCTTTTGTATTGTGTGCAGCACCGAAGCGCATGGCTAAAATGGTTCGTTGTGGCCTGCCAAAACTCAAGTACATTCGTAAATCGGTTTCCATTTTTTGAAAATCACGATCATTATCTTTTAATCCATTATAGTATTTCCATGAAGACGACCAGTAAATACCTCGCGAAGGAACTATCTTATTATCACGAGAATCCCACAAATAGCTTACCTTAAGACCTACATATTTTCTTGTGCTAAAATCTGTTAATGAATTTAAATTGTTATCCAAATTTGAAAAATCGGTAACAAATCGATCTGGTGTGGCCTTTAATTTTAATTGCTGATAAAAGGCACCAATGGCAATACTGTGATTTTTACCAAGCCATCTCCTAAAGCTAGAATTAAACTCAAATCGAGCCATTCTGATTCTATTGTAACGATCATCATCACTTTTGATGTTCTTTGTCTCATTTCCTAAACCATAATAATACCCTTGAAAATTTGGCGTATTGTAATGCACGTCAGTTAAGAAATCCGTTTTTCTATAAACCTCTCTAAATTCTCCTGAGTATTTTACTTCGACAGAAGGATATGCAAAAGCATAATTGGCAATAAATTTATGCAGTGCTCCATATGGTTCTTTATTATATCCTTGTTTTTTTACATTTACTCCTGCACCTAAAATCAATCCATCGTCACTTACAAAATTAAGGTTCACGCCAGGACTTACCACATCGTATTTAAAGGATTTACGATCGTAGTTATTTACTTCAGAACTTTTCCCCAGTTTATTCTTAAACTGTCCCTTCCCTTTAATATTTGTTTTCTTTTTGTCGTATAAACTTAGATTTCGTCTTTTGGTATCCTTCAGCTTAAATTTATCTTTTCCTTTTCCACCAATAATTCTCAATTTTATTCCATTCTCTTTATTTCCTTTCAATTCAAACCTATCTTTTCCATCTAATCCAAAGATTCTAACCTCATTGGTCTCTTCTTTCTTAAATGTTCGACTGTATAGAAGATCCTTCTTATTTCCTTTTTTGCTTAATCGATGTGTCTCGACTTTTAATCGTCCATCGGCCAACCAGTTAATATCAAATTGTTCCTGATCATTTGTTCCGACAACATCCACATCCTTTGCCAAAAAAGAATAAAATTCTTCAGCTAAATCTGTCAATTGTTCTCTTCTAGCTTTCAATTTCGCTGTTATTTCCAGTCCTGATATTTCATATACTTCAATTGGCAAACCTTTAACCGATTCTTCAATTACCTCATCAGATAATTTCGATTTCAGTTCTTCAGCCATAGCAATCCAATCTTCTTTTACTTTGGATTGTAAAAAGTTACGATCGAAATAACGCGCGTTAAACCCTAGGCCAACCACATTTTCAACAATCGAATCGAAAACTTGAAATTTTGGGATCAACCATTTACGACGCATTACCTTAGGAATTACACCATCGCTATAAAAAAATACTTGATCTCTATCCCTAGGTATTGGTTTTGCAATGATCTTACCCTCTCTCTCAAAGCTTGCCCAACGCCACTGGTCATCATGCCTATCCCAATCATTTAGGAAAATATCGAACAATCGCGCTCTAAGGACTGCTGTTTCATCAATTCGCAAATCTGAATTCTTAAATCTTTTGGCAAGTAATTTATCCGTACTCAAGATACTTTTGGAATTACCAAAATTGTCCCATCCAGACATATCTCCTTTAGGTCGTTCTTCAAACAAGAAAAGTTCATTCTTAAAATTATCTTGATAAATTCCCAAACGCGGGTCATCAGGCACATACACAATCTTAGGATTGGTATGATAAACGCCAACTGCATTAGCCATTTTTGGAACTGCTAAAGCTGCGTAAGGATAAGATTCTGAAATTCCGTCTTGTACTATTTTAGCAGCTAAAGTTCCTTGAAGACCGGCTGGAATAGCTTTTTCGGTGTACTTCTCAACTGATCGCAACACATATTGCTTTCCATCTTTAGCTTCCAATCTTAAGGAGCGAGTTTGTTGTCCTCCTCCTCGTTTAATTATTTTCAATCCGCCCTTTTCTTTTCCAATATCAAAAACAGGAACCTGAATTGGCGTTTCCCATTCCCTTCGATAATTCGTACCAAAAAACTTTAACTTTAATTTACTATCTGTTTTATAAAGCTGACTTGCTGCAATGGTAATTGTACTATCTGAAAAACAAATCTCTTTGTACTTTTCAAGTAAATCTTCAGCAGTAGGTACATCTTTGGTATATAATTTCTCACGATAAGCTAAATGCTCTTCTTTATTTCCATTCTCACCCACCGTCCAGAACTCTAGCCAAACTTCATTATTCGAATAAAAATTTAAACGTGTGAACCCAACTTCACGCAAAGCCACATCCATTTTTTTCTGAGATACGTATTCACTTTTGCTTCCAGAACCAGATACAATAAAAAATGATCCATCTTTTTTAGCAAATTGCAGGCTATTATCGTGAGCAGAAACACTTATCAAATTATCGTGCCCAACACCAATTTTACGTGCCATATATCGCATTTGCTTGTAAAAAGGGTAAGCAAAGTCTTGAGGTGTTCCGAACAATTTACGATACAATTCAACAGGACCTGGGAAAGCAAAATTACCGCCATGATTTCCTGCACTATAAACGGGATGGTGCGAAGCAAAAACAATCTTCTTGTTCTTATTCCTCTTTATTGCATCGCTAAGTAATATTAAAAAGTCAGACGTATTCTCTAATCCACATTCGGCCTCTGGCTTATCTCCTAAATGCAACCACCATTGAGAATCAACAATTAGCAAGACAACTTCATCTGTTAAATCAATTTCTATTGGCCCAGGACATCCACCTGATGGAAGAAAAACATCTCCTCTATCAAGATAATCCTCAACAAATGTTTCTAAATTCATTAAGGCTTCCCAACCATGCTTTCTGCCCTGATTCCATTCTTTCTCTCCTGGAATAAAAATTAGCTCTCCAGAAAAATCTTTAACCGAATTTAGTAAACTCACTAAATGTGGATCTCCTGAATCGATTTCTTCAACAGTTTCTTTTGCATACTCTTTCGAAATTGAATTTCCTAAAAATACAACTGTTCCTTTTTCATTCACCTCATTCATTTGACGCTTCAACATATCGATGTTCGCATCGATAATCGGGCCTTCTCCAATATCGCCAACAAAGAAGATCGAATGATCAAGTAAAACCTGAGAAGGTTTCTGCGTCAGATCCTTTTTTTGTGCAAAAACAGCTGCCGCTGATAATAATACACAGATATATATAATAATTATTCTTTTCATGTGTAATCGTATTTTTTCAAATTACAAGAGCATTCGCACAACTACTTCAAATAATTGAATTCATAAATATTAGCCTTTGATCCTTTTCCTTCATTGGATATAAACATACGTCCATCAGGAGCAAAACAAATACCTTCTGGTTGACGAAATAACTTCCGTTTTAATTTCACAATCGCCAAGAGTTTTCCTTCTGGATTTAAAACGACCAACAATTTTCCAACCGAACCAATAACATATAAATTCCCAGTAATTGGATGTACAGCAATTGCAGAAGGCTGAAAAGTAACATCTCCTTCGGAAGGATTTACTTTCTCCAATAATTTAACTGAAAATATCGTATATGCATTAAATTCTAGGGTTTTTCTTATTTCATCCTGATCAATTAAGAATCTTGGAGCATCGGAGATTTTATTTTCACCTGGATAAAATTCATAAATTGCTCTTTTCCCTTTTAATTTTCTATCATCTCCAGGACTCCCCTTGCAAGCAACCAACAAAGAATTATTTTGGGCATCATAGGCCAAACCTTCGGTATCATTTCCTGCATCGAGAACAGTTTTGCTTTTTACTGATTTAATATTCTTTTTTCGAAAATGATCCACTTCAAATATCGCACCATCAGACCGCAAAACATACACCTTATCACCAATTAATTCTATCCCTTCATAATCACCAGATTTATCAAAATGATACTTCTTAGATATTTCTTTTTTCTCCAAATGATATTTATAGATTATCCCCTTTTCATCATTAACGCACAATAAACTATGATCATTATAATAGGTAAGTCCAGATATTTCACGTAAATCCTCTTTTAATTCAAATTTCTTATCTGCCTCATAAATGGCATAAGGAAATTTATACCCTTCCTCTAATTCATAAATCATTTTGAACTCTTCTGCTTTTTGAGCACAGGAAGTATAAAAAGTAAGAACAGCAATTAAGCATAGGCTAAAAAATAAATATTTCATCATTATTTTCAGGTCTGTATAAAAAATTGATCGGGAACATAAAATTACACAAATAAGGAGCAATTCCCAATAAAAAAGAGGGAAGGAGTGCATTAATCCCAAAATTTCAAATCGGTTTCCGCTATAATGATTATATTTATTCACTACAATTTCAAGAAGTAATTTCAGAAAAAGAAAAAGAGAAATGGATATCATACATGAAGCCGAAGCATTTGCAAGCAATTTAATTGAAAACGGCCATCAAGCTATGTTTACATACCACAATTTGGAACATACTCAAAATGTGGTTAAACAGGCAAAAAAAATTGGATTAGAAACTGGTCTTTCTCCAGAAGAAATGGAAATTCTAATTATTGCCGCTTGGTTTCATGATACTGGATACTATGAAAATTTTGCGAAGCATGAAAAGATAAGTGCTGTACACGCTAAAAATTTCCTAGAAGAGAAAAATTATCCTGAAGAAAAAGTCAAGCAAGTTACAGATGCTATATCGCATACCAAAATACCTCATTTGCCATGTGATGAAAAAGTTTGCAATGTACTTTGCGATGCTGATTTACATCATTTATCTTCGAAGAACTACCTAAAAACATCCGAAAAACTTAGAGAAGAACGCAATGCGATTTTACAGCATGAAATTAGTCCTAAAATATATTGGGAGGAAACCTTAAGATTCTTAAAAGAGCATCATTACCATACCAATTATGGAAAAAAAACTCTTGCTAAAAAGAAAGAGGTAAATTACCAAAAAGTTGTAGAGAAAGTTGCTGGCTATCAAAATAAAGAGATCAAAAAACTAACCGAAATGGTTGGTAAATTGGAACAGCAAAATTACAAACTTAAAACTCCTCAACGTGGCATTGAAACCATGTTTAAGGTAACATCAAGAAATCAAATTAACCTGAGTTCTATTGCTGATAAAAAGGCCAATTTAATGATCTCTGTGAATTCAATAATTATCTCGGCGATCTTTTTTATCTTCAAAAATATTATGGATGTGCCCCACTTTATAATTCCGTGCATTATTCTACTTATTGTCTGCCTATTTACAATTACTTATTCGGTTTTAGCAACAAGGCCAAATGTTACCGACGGAACCTTTTCAGAAGAAGACATTAAGAAAAAGAGAGTGAATTTAATGTTTTTTGGGAACTTCCACCGAATGGAACTAACAGACTACTCTACAGCCCTTAAAGGCGTAATGACAGATTACGATGAACTTTACGATAGCTTGATAAAAGATCAATATTACCTAGGAAAAGTATTGGGTAAAAAATACCGTCTTCTTAGAATATCCTATACAATATTTATGTATGGATTAATTGTATCTGTATTAACGTTTATTATGGCAGCTATCTATCAGCCTATGATTTGGTAATTTTTATCTAAAAAATATTCTTCAAAAGAAATACATGAACTAACTTTGCAACTTCATGTTATTCTTACTTTGGAACACTTATGAACTTATTTTACACACCCAATATAAGCGATCAGTTTTATCAATTGGATGAAATTGAATCTAAACATTGCGTTCGCGTACTTCGATTAAAAGAGGAAGATATCATTCACCTAATAGATGGTAAAGGAAGTCTTTACAAAGCCAAAATAATTGATGCTCATCCGAAAAGATGTACAGTTGAATGTGTTGAAACGACACACGAATTTGGCAAGTTAGATTATCAATTGCATATCGCTCTTGCTCCAACAAAAAACATCGATCGAACAGAATGGTTTATGGAAAAATGCACTGAAATAGGAATCAGTGAATTCACTCCTCTATTGTGCAAACATTCCGAACGAAAAGTGGTGAAGCACGAGCGTTTATTCAAAGTTATAACTTCAGCTGTTAAGCAGTCATTAAAAGCCTATCATCCTGTTTTAAATGAACTAACTAAGTTTTCTGATTTAGTAACAGCTAATTTCGATGGTGAAAAATATATTGCACATTGCAATGAAGGTGAAAAAACTCACCTTAAAAATCTTTATCAGGCAAAACAAAATGTATTGATTTTAATTGGGCCAGAAGGAGATTTTTCAATAGATGAAGTACAATTGGCTAAAGAAAATGGATTTAAAGAAATTTCATTAGGCGAAAGTCGCCTAAGAACCGAAACAGCCGGTGTTGTTGCATGTAATGTTGTAAGCCTAGAAAATCAATAAAATTTGAAAAACAAAGCAATTCATATCGCCATTTTCCTTCTAATCAGCTTTTGTTGTTCAGGCCAGAGTACAACTATCCGTATCGGATTATTAAAATACAATGGTGGTGGTGATTGGTATGCAAACCCAGGTTCCTTGCCCAATTTAATTGAATTCTGTAATCAAAATCAAATTGCTAACATTCACAAGGAGCCACAAACTATAGAAGTAAGTAGTCCTGAAATATTCTCTTTCCCTATTGTCCATCTAACTGGTCATGGCAATATCGTATTCAACAATCAAGAGGTAATTAACCTCAGGAAATATCTTGAAGGTGGTGGATTCTTGCATGTTGACGATAACTATGGCCTAAATGCCTATTTTAGAAGAGAGATAAAAAAGGTTTTCCCAAATGATGAATTGGTAGAACTCCCCTACTCTCATCCTATTTATCACCAGACCTACGAATTCCCAACAGGCCTTCCAAAAATTCACGAACATGATGGTAAAGCAGCCCAAGGCTTCGGTATTTTTCACAAAGGTAGACTAGTCTGTTTTTACACTTACGAATGTGATTTAGGTGACGGATGGGAAAATCCATCTGTTCATAATGATACATACACCAATCATCAGAAGGCTTTAAAGATGGGAGCCAATATAATTTCTTATGCATTTAGTAATTAGACTTATTCTTAATTACCTTATTTTCTGAAGCTAAGCCAAACATCCTACTCTTTCCGTTTGAATTTTCCTTAACAAAATGATATCTTATAGTGATATTACATTGTTTTCAGTCACTTAATCTTTATTACTATGACAGGATCTAAAGCTACGAAGGGAATAATTGGAATTCTAACAGGCGGTGGTGATGTACCCGGATTAAATCCAGCAATACGAGCTGTTACCATTCGTGCGTTAAGAGAAGGGTATAAAGTAATCGGAATCCGTAAAGGATGGAGAGGATTGATAGATTTAGTACGTGATAAAAAAGTTGATAATAGTGAAAACTATGAAGTATTAACCGAAGAATTGGTCAATAAAGTAGGTAGAACAGGTGGTACTTTTTTACATACTTCAAGAGTTAACCCTTCAAAAACGGCAAGAGAGAGAATTCCTATACATTTAAAAGAAAAATACGACGAGGATGTTAACGACCTAACAGAAGAAGTCTTAGCAAATTTAGCATTCCTGAATATTGATTATTTAATTCCTATTGGTGGCGATGACACCTTAAGTTATGGGGTACGGCTTTACAAAGAAGGATTTAAAGTAATAGCCATTCCAAAAACAATGGATAATGACGTTCCAGGAACAGACTACTGCATTGGCTTTAGTACATGTATTACTCGAACAATATCCTTAACTCACAGTTTAAGAACCTCTGCAGGATCGCACGAACGTTTACTTGTTCTTGAAGTTTTCGGACGATATGCTGGATTTACAGCGATCCTACCAACATTGGCTGGTGCTGCAAATCGATGCGTAATTCCTGAATACGATTTTGACATTGAACGACTGACTGAATTAA contains:
- a CDS encoding SdiA-regulated domain-containing protein, whose translation is MMKYLFFSLCLIAVLTFYTSCAQKAEEFKMIYELEEGYKFPYAIYEADKKFELKEDLREISGLTYYNDHSLLCVNDEKGIIYKYHLEKKEISKKYHFDKSGDYEGIELIGDKVYVLRSDGAIFEVDHFRKKNIKSVKSKTVLDAGNDTEGLAYDAQNNSLLVACKGSPGDDRKLKGKRAIYEFYPGENKISDAPRFLIDQDEIRKTLEFNAYTIFSVKLLEKVNPSEGDVTFQPSAIAVHPITGNLYVIGSVGKLLVVLNPEGKLLAIVKLKRKLFRQPEGICFAPDGRMFISNEGKGSKANIYEFNYLK
- a CDS encoding Pycsar system effector family protein; this encodes MDIIHEAEAFASNLIENGHQAMFTYHNLEHTQNVVKQAKKIGLETGLSPEEMEILIIAAWFHDTGYYENFAKHEKISAVHAKNFLEEKNYPEEKVKQVTDAISHTKIPHLPCDEKVCNVLCDADLHHLSSKNYLKTSEKLREERNAILQHEISPKIYWEETLRFLKEHHYHTNYGKKTLAKKKEVNYQKVVEKVAGYQNKEIKKLTEMVGKLEQQNYKLKTPQRGIETMFKVTSRNQINLSSIADKKANLMISVNSIIISAIFFIFKNIMDVPHFIIPCIILLIVCLFTITYSVLATRPNVTDGTFSEEDIKKKRVNLMFFGNFHRMELTDYSTALKGVMTDYDELYDSLIKDQYYLGKVLGKKYRLLRISYTIFMYGLIVSVLTFIMAAIYQPMIW
- a CDS encoding 16S rRNA (uracil(1498)-N(3))-methyltransferase, yielding MNLFYTPNISDQFYQLDEIESKHCVRVLRLKEEDIIHLIDGKGSLYKAKIIDAHPKRCTVECVETTHEFGKLDYQLHIALAPTKNIDRTEWFMEKCTEIGISEFTPLLCKHSERKVVKHERLFKVITSAVKQSLKAYHPVLNELTKFSDLVTANFDGEKYIAHCNEGEKTHLKNLYQAKQNVLILIGPEGDFSIDEVQLAKENGFKEISLGESRLRTETAGVVACNVVSLENQ
- a CDS encoding response regulator, translating into MNDEKPDLKDGRILLVEDDFVNGKIISRLLEMDNIPTDWVKNGKEAIDFYLQNKDSVLMVFMDLQMPIIDGYKATVALRENGFKRPIIAMTANAYCDEKTKSKEAGMNDYISKPVSKMDLFMMIEKWVNVDKK
- a CDS encoding DUF4159 domain-containing protein, whose product is MKNKAIHIAIFLLISFCCSGQSTTIRIGLLKYNGGGDWYANPGSLPNLIEFCNQNQIANIHKEPQTIEVSSPEIFSFPIVHLTGHGNIVFNNQEVINLRKYLEGGGFLHVDDNYGLNAYFRREIKKVFPNDELVELPYSHPIYHQTYEFPTGLPKIHEHDGKAAQGFGIFHKGRLVCFYTYECDLGDGWENPSVHNDTYTNHQKALKMGANIISYAFSN
- a CDS encoding BamA/TamA family outer membrane protein gives rise to the protein MKRIIIIYICVLLSAAAVFAQKKDLTQKPSQVLLDHSIFFVGDIGEGPIIDANIDMLKRQMNEVNEKGTVVFLGNSISKEYAKETVEEIDSGDPHLVSLLNSVKDFSGELIFIPGEKEWNQGRKHGWEALMNLETFVEDYLDRGDVFLPSGGCPGPIEIDLTDEVVLLIVDSQWWLHLGDKPEAECGLENTSDFLILLSDAIKRNKNKKIVFASHHPVYSAGNHGGNFAFPGPVELYRKLFGTPQDFAYPFYKQMRYMARKIGVGHDNLISVSAHDNSLQFAKKDGSFFIVSGSGSKSEYVSQKKMDVALREVGFTRLNFYSNNEVWLEFWTVGENGNKEEHLAYREKLYTKDVPTAEDLLEKYKEICFSDSTITIAASQLYKTDSKLKLKFFGTNYRREWETPIQVPVFDIGKEKGGLKIIKRGGGQQTRSLRLEAKDGKQYVLRSVEKYTEKAIPAGLQGTLAAKIVQDGISESYPYAALAVPKMANAVGVYHTNPKIVYVPDDPRLGIYQDNFKNELFLFEERPKGDMSGWDNFGNSKSILSTDKLLAKRFKNSDLRIDETAVLRARLFDIFLNDWDRHDDQWRWASFEREGKIIAKPIPRDRDQVFFYSDGVIPKVMRRKWLIPKFQVFDSIVENVVGLGFNARYFDRNFLQSKVKEDWIAMAEELKSKLSDEVIEESVKGLPIEVYEISGLEITAKLKARREQLTDLAEEFYSFLAKDVDVVGTNDQEQFDINWLADGRLKVETHRLSKKGNKKDLLYSRTFKKEETNEVRIFGLDGKDRFELKGNKENGIKLRIIGGKGKDKFKLKDTKRRNLSLYDKKKTNIKGKGQFKNKLGKSSEVNNYDRKSFKYDVVSPGVNLNFVSDDGLILGAGVNVKKQGYNKEPYGALHKFIANYAFAYPSVEVKYSGEFREVYRKTDFLTDVHYNTPNFQGYYYGLGNETKNIKSDDDRYNRIRMARFEFNSSFRRWLGKNHSIAIGAFYQQLKLKATPDRFVTDFSNLDNNLNSLTDFSTRKYVGLKVSYLWDSRDNKIVPSRGIYWSSSWKYYNGLKDNDRDFQKMETDLRMYLSFGRPQRTILAMRFGAAHNTKGYSFAQANRLGIKSNLRGYRQERFAGDDMVYQNTDLRLRLARFKSYLLNGEFGILGFNDFGRVWVEDEKSNEWHHGYGGGFWLTPYKLMVVTANFSHSVEDDIFSIEFKYMF
- a CDS encoding 6-phosphofructokinase, with translation MTGSKATKGIIGILTGGGDVPGLNPAIRAVTIRALREGYKVIGIRKGWRGLIDLVRDKKVDNSENYEVLTEELVNKVGRTGGTFLHTSRVNPSKTARERIPIHLKEKYDEDVNDLTEEVLANLAFLNIDYLIPIGGDDTLSYGVRLYKEGFKVIAIPKTMDNDVPGTDYCIGFSTCITRTISLTHSLRTSAGSHERLLVLEVFGRYAGFTAILPTLAGAANRCVIPEYDFDIERLTELMIQDRYSNPSRYSVVLISEGASFSGEQMIFQDDVMDDYGHKKLGGIGDRVSENLKLLSPKYNNSKPINVINQKLGYMVRCGDPDAIDSIVPMAFGNLALDLIIKGIHGRLITLRNGRYDNAPIDIVTSTKKLVDVDRYYNVDRLRPKYNSFELQPLFLMTGL